From the Diospyros lotus cultivar Yz01 chromosome 13, ASM1463336v1, whole genome shotgun sequence genome, one window contains:
- the LOC127788160 gene encoding uncharacterized protein LOC127788160, translating to MASSSRFYENEGRSLSRAPFFDGTDYAYWKTMMEDFLTAYSLDLWEIVRDGPYVPKEKVKRGEVEEIVEKSRDKYTDEDKRLIALNAKAKSAFHCALSRSEFNYVQCCKSAYEILKKLELKYEDFEKVQKVLRSLPEAWDPKVTAIQEAKDTKKLSLDELMGSLMTHELTLKNRYKNKEDSLKSKSIALPVAQESNGEEDLEEEIAMLARRLRNFMKKNKRSFSKTKPVEASNEKKVEVTCYKCGVLEGQRYFKPMILGQRMFKAHDWKCHLIFVS from the exons ATGGCATCGAGTTCACgtttttatgaaaatgaggGTCGTTCTTTATCTAGggcaccattctttgatggcaccgattatgcatattggaaaacaatgaTGGAAGATTTTTTAACTGCATATAGTCTTGATTTGTGggaaatagttagagatggtcCATATGTCCCTAAGGAAAAGGTAAAGAGAGGAGAAGTAGAAGAGATAGTAGAAAAGAGTAGAGATAAGTACACGGATGAAGATAAGAGATTAATTGCTTTAAATGCTAAGGCTAAGAGTGCATTTCATTGTGCTTTAAGTAGATCtgaatttaattatgtacaGTGTTGTAAATCTGCTTATGAAATTTTGAAGAAGTTAGAGTTAAAATATGAAG attttgaaaaGGTGCAAAAGGTTCTAAGATCTTTACCGGAGGCATGGGATCCAAAGGTGACAGCCATTCAAGAGGCCAAGGATACTAAGAAGTTGTCACTAGATGAACTAATGGGTTCACTAATGACACATGAGCTTACTCTCAAAAACAGgtataaaaacaaagaagattctttaaaatctaaatcaattGCTTTACCTGTTGCACAGGAATCCAATGGAGAGGAGGATTTAGAAGAGGAGATTGCCATGTTGGCTAGGAGGCTTCGAAactttatgaaaaagaataaaaggagttTCAGCAAGACTAAGCCCGTAGAAGcctcaaatgaaaagaaagtggaggtTACTTGCTACAAGTGTG GTGTGCTTGAAGGCCAAAGGTACTTCAAGCCAATGATTCTTGGACAGCGGATGTTCAAGGCACATGACTGGAAATGCCACCTTATTTTCGTCTCTTAA